A part of Variovorax sp. HW608 genomic DNA contains:
- the tilS gene encoding tRNA lysidine(34) synthetase TilS, with translation MENPADHALASWSAVLPLGVAYSGGADSTALLHAAARRWPGQVHALHVHHGLQHAADDFEAHCAAACAALEVPLHVGRVDARHAPGESPEDAARRARYATLASLALGHGLQHVLLAQHADDQVETLLIALGRGAGVDGLAGMPGRMERHGVVFHRPLLELHADALRAWIAAAGISHIDDPSNADLRYTRNRIRRLVLPALAQALPQYRETFARSARNAARASSLLSEAAAGDLAEAGSPPRLAALRALPRERLANLLRHWLKSEHGVVPSEAQLEQLLGQIAACSTRGHRIRIKVASGRVEREGDTLRWYNASPLP, from the coding sequence ATGGAAAATCCCGCCGACCATGCACTGGCTTCATGGTCGGCGGTTTTGCCATTGGGCGTGGCCTACAGCGGCGGAGCGGATTCGACAGCGCTCCTGCACGCGGCAGCAAGGCGCTGGCCGGGACAGGTCCATGCGCTTCATGTTCACCATGGCCTGCAGCACGCCGCCGATGATTTCGAGGCGCATTGCGCCGCCGCCTGCGCGGCGCTGGAGGTGCCGCTGCACGTCGGGCGTGTCGATGCGCGCCATGCGCCCGGCGAAAGCCCGGAGGACGCGGCGCGGCGTGCGCGTTACGCCACGCTCGCCTCCCTGGCCCTGGGGCACGGACTACAGCACGTCCTCCTCGCGCAGCATGCCGACGATCAGGTCGAGACGCTGCTGATCGCGCTCGGCCGCGGCGCCGGCGTCGACGGCCTGGCCGGCATGCCAGGCCGCATGGAGCGGCATGGCGTGGTGTTCCACCGGCCGCTGCTCGAACTGCACGCCGACGCCTTGCGCGCGTGGATCGCGGCAGCCGGCATTTCCCACATCGACGATCCGAGCAATGCCGACCTGCGCTACACGCGCAACCGCATCCGCCGGCTGGTGCTGCCGGCGCTCGCGCAGGCCCTGCCGCAGTACCGCGAGACCTTCGCGCGCTCGGCGCGCAACGCGGCGCGGGCGTCGAGCCTGCTTTCCGAGGCAGCGGCGGGCGATCTCGCCGAAGCGGGCTCCCCGCCCAGGCTGGCCGCGCTGCGCGCGCTGCCCCGCGAGCGCCTGGCGAATCTCCTGCGCCACTGGCTCAAGAGCGAGCATGGCGTGGTGCCGAGCGAAGCGCAGCTCGAACAGCTTCTGGGCCAGATCGCGGCCTGCAGCACCCGGGGCCATCGGATCCGCATCAAGGTGGCTTCCGGGCGGGTCGAACGCGAAGGCGACACGCTGCGTTGGTACAATGCTTCGCCCTTGCCGTAG
- a CDS encoding PDR/VanB family oxidoreductase: MSCAELEVRIARKQTEAVDICTFELVQAEGHALPAFSAGSHIDVHMPGGVTRQYSLCNDPRESHRYLIGVLRDPASRGGSKTMHDAVEEGALLRISAPKNHFPLAHGATRSLLIAGGIGVTPILCMAERLALTGGAFEMHYCTRSRDRTAFVERIAQSAFAPQVQFHFDDGDASQKLALDPLLASPQPGVHLYVCGPKGFMDWVLDAARAAGWPADQLHYEFFSAEVAKSDDDAAFEVKLASSGRVVKVEKDQTVVQALAAIGVEVQTSCEQGVCGTCLTRVLEGEPDHKDMYLTPEEQAANDQFTPCCSRSRSPMLVLDL, from the coding sequence ATGAGCTGCGCCGAACTCGAGGTGCGCATCGCGCGCAAGCAGACGGAAGCCGTCGACATCTGCACCTTCGAGCTGGTGCAGGCCGAGGGCCATGCGCTGCCGGCGTTCTCGGCCGGCTCGCACATCGACGTGCACATGCCCGGCGGCGTGACGCGCCAGTACTCGCTGTGCAACGACCCGCGCGAAAGCCATCGCTACCTGATCGGCGTGCTGCGCGACCCGGCATCGCGCGGCGGCTCGAAGACCATGCACGACGCGGTGGAAGAGGGCGCTCTGCTGCGCATCAGCGCACCGAAGAACCACTTCCCGCTCGCGCACGGCGCAACGCGCAGCCTGCTGATCGCGGGCGGCATCGGCGTGACGCCGATCCTGTGCATGGCCGAGCGTCTCGCGCTGACCGGCGGCGCGTTCGAGATGCACTACTGCACGCGCTCGCGCGATCGGACGGCTTTCGTCGAGCGCATTGCGCAGTCGGCCTTCGCGCCGCAGGTGCAGTTCCATTTCGACGACGGTGATGCATCGCAGAAGCTGGCGCTCGATCCGCTGCTGGCCTCGCCGCAGCCGGGCGTTCACCTCTACGTCTGCGGGCCGAAGGGCTTCATGGACTGGGTGCTCGACGCTGCGCGCGCCGCGGGCTGGCCGGCCGACCAGCTCCACTACGAGTTCTTCTCCGCCGAAGTGGCCAAGTCGGATGACGATGCGGCTTTCGAGGTCAAGCTCGCCAGCTCAGGCCGCGTCGTCAAGGTCGAGAAGGACCAGACGGTGGTGCAGGCGCTGGCCGCGATCGGCGTCGAGGTCCAGACCTCCTGCGAGCAGGGCGTCTGCGGCACCTGCCTCACGCGCGTGCTCGAAGGCGAGCCGGACCACAAGGACATGTACCTCACGCCCGAAGAGCAGGCGGCCAATGACCAGTTCACGCCCTGCTGCTCGCGGTCGCGTTCGCCGATGCTGGTTCTTGATCTGTAG
- a CDS encoding aspartate kinase, translated as MALIVHKYGGTSMGSTERIRNVAKRVAKWARAGHQMIVVPSAMSGETNRLLGLAKELASGTPDDDHNRELDMLASTGEQASSALLAIALQSEGLQAVSYAGWQVQVKTDSAFTKARIERIEDERVRADLDAGKVVVITGFQGVDDAGNITTLGRGGSDTSAVAVAAAMKANECLIYTDVDGVYTTDPRVEPDARRLATVSFEEMLEMASLGSKVLQIRSVEFAGKYKVPLRVLSSFTPWDIDINEEAKSGTLITFEEDENMEQAVVSGIAFNRDEAKISVLGVPDKPGIAYHILGAVADANIEVDVIIQNLSKDGRTDFSFTVHRNDYAKAVDLLKAKVLPTLGAADIVGDTKICKVSIVGIGMRSHVGVASKMFRVLSEEGINIQMISTSEIKTSVVIDEKYMELAVRALHKAFDLDQPAS; from the coding sequence ATGGCATTGATCGTTCACAAATACGGCGGCACGTCGATGGGCTCGACCGAGCGCATCCGAAATGTCGCCAAGCGCGTCGCCAAATGGGCTCGCGCCGGCCACCAGATGATCGTGGTCCCGAGTGCCATGAGCGGCGAAACCAATCGCCTGCTCGGGCTCGCCAAGGAACTCGCCTCCGGCACGCCCGACGACGACCACAACCGCGAACTCGACATGCTGGCCTCGACCGGCGAGCAGGCCTCCTCGGCGCTGCTGGCGATCGCCCTCCAGTCCGAAGGTCTTCAGGCGGTCAGCTACGCAGGCTGGCAGGTCCAGGTCAAGACCGACAGTGCCTTCACCAAGGCGCGCATCGAACGCATCGAAGACGAGCGCGTGCGCGCCGACCTCGATGCCGGCAAGGTGGTCGTGATCACCGGCTTCCAGGGCGTCGACGACGCCGGCAACATCACCACGCTCGGCCGTGGCGGCAGCGACACCTCGGCGGTGGCGGTCGCCGCGGCGATGAAGGCGAACGAGTGCCTCATCTACACCGACGTCGACGGCGTCTACACCACCGACCCGCGCGTCGAGCCCGATGCGCGCCGCCTGGCCACCGTGAGCTTCGAGGAAATGCTCGAGATGGCGAGCCTGGGTTCCAAGGTGCTGCAGATCCGCTCGGTCGAATTCGCCGGCAAGTACAAGGTGCCGCTGCGCGTGCTTTCGAGCTTCACGCCGTGGGACATCGACATCAACGAAGAAGCCAAGTCAGGCACGCTGATCACTTTCGAGGAAGACGAAAACATGGAACAAGCCGTCGTATCCGGCATTGCGTTCAATCGCGACGAAGCCAAGATTTCCGTGCTGGGCGTGCCCGACAAGCCGGGCATCGCATACCACATCCTCGGCGCAGTCGCCGATGCGAACATCGAGGTCGATGTGATCATCCAGAACCTGAGCAAGGACGGTCGCACCGACTTCAGCTTCACGGTTCACCGCAACGACTACGCCAAGGCGGTCGATCTGCTCAAGGCCAAGGTGCTGCCCACCCTGGGCGCGGCGGACATCGTCGGCGACACCAAGATCTGCAAGGTCAGCATCGTGGGCATCGGCATGCGCAGCCACGTCGGCGTGGCGAGCAAGATGTTCCGCGTGCTGAGCGAGGAGGGCATCAACATCCAGATGATTTCCACCAGCGAGATCAAGACCTCGGTCGTGATCGACGAGAAATACATGGAATTGGCCGTCCGCGCACTGCATAAAGCCTTCGATCTGGATCAACCCGCCTCCTGA
- a CDS encoding acetyl-CoA carboxylase carboxyltransferase subunit alpha: MAKRTFLDFEQPVAELESKIEELRYVQTESAVDISEEIDQLGKKSLQLTKEIYSDLTPWQITKIARHPERPYTLDYINEIFTDFVELHGDRHFADDLSIVGGLARFNGTPCMVLGHQKGRDTKERTARNFGMSKPEGYRKALRLMKTAEKFKLPVFTFVDTPGAYPGIDAEERGQSEAIGRNIFEMAQLEVPIIVTIIGEGGSGGALAISVGDQVLMLQYSVYSVISPEGCASILWKTSDKAQEAADALGITAHRLKALGLVDKIVNEPVGGSHRDHRQMAAFLKRALNDAFRQVGDLSVKELLARRYDRLQSYGRFADTKADSGK, from the coding sequence TTGGCGAAACGAACCTTTCTCGACTTCGAGCAGCCCGTTGCCGAGCTCGAAAGCAAGATCGAAGAGCTGCGCTATGTGCAGACGGAGTCCGCAGTCGATATCTCTGAGGAGATCGATCAACTCGGCAAGAAGAGCCTTCAGCTCACCAAGGAAATCTACAGCGACCTGACGCCCTGGCAGATCACCAAGATCGCGCGGCATCCGGAACGTCCCTACACGCTCGACTACATCAACGAGATCTTCACGGACTTCGTCGAACTGCACGGCGATCGCCACTTTGCCGACGACCTCTCGATCGTCGGCGGTCTCGCGCGATTCAACGGCACGCCTTGCATGGTGCTCGGTCATCAGAAGGGCCGCGACACCAAGGAGCGCACCGCGCGCAACTTCGGCATGAGCAAGCCCGAGGGCTACCGCAAGGCGCTGCGCCTGATGAAGACGGCCGAGAAGTTCAAGCTTCCGGTCTTCACCTTCGTCGATACGCCGGGTGCGTACCCGGGCATCGATGCCGAGGAGCGCGGCCAGTCCGAGGCCATCGGCCGCAACATCTTCGAGATGGCGCAGCTCGAGGTGCCGATCATCGTCACCATCATCGGCGAGGGCGGCTCCGGCGGCGCGCTGGCGATCTCGGTGGGCGACCAGGTGCTGATGCTCCAGTACTCGGTGTACTCCGTGATCAGCCCCGAAGGCTGCGCGTCCATCCTCTGGAAGACCAGCGACAAGGCGCAGGAAGCGGCCGATGCGCTGGGCATCACCGCGCACCGGCTCAAAGCGCTCGGCCTGGTGGACAAGATCGTCAACGAGCCCGTCGGCGGTTCGCACCGCGATCATCGGCAGATGGCCGCCTTCCTCAAGCGTGCGTTGAACGACGCCTTCCGTCAGGTGGGCGACCTGTCGGTCAAGGAACTGCTCGCGCGCCGCTACGACCGGCTCCAGAGCTACGGCCGCTTCGCCGACACCAAGGCCGACAGCGGCAAGTAA
- a CDS encoding tetratricopeptide repeat protein encodes MQLAAFFSPASLLRVFPALALAFAMGAAHADDYGDVNALLRQGKADEALVKADAYISGKPRDPQMRFLRGVILTEQGKQADAVTAFTQLTQDYPELPEPYNNLAALYAAQGQFDKARAALEMAVKLNPDYATAHENLGDVYVRLAAESYSRAKQLEAGNATVPPKLALIRQMFSAPASGELPPATQAARKPVRK; translated from the coding sequence ATGCAGCTTGCCGCTTTCTTCTCCCCCGCTTCCCTCCTGCGCGTTTTCCCTGCTCTTGCGCTGGCCTTCGCGATGGGCGCCGCGCACGCGGACGACTACGGCGATGTCAACGCCCTGCTGCGCCAGGGCAAGGCGGACGAAGCGCTGGTCAAGGCCGACGCCTACATCAGCGGCAAGCCCCGCGATCCGCAGATGCGCTTCCTGCGCGGCGTGATCCTCACCGAACAAGGCAAGCAGGCCGACGCCGTGACCGCCTTCACGCAGCTCACGCAGGACTATCCCGAGCTGCCCGAGCCCTACAACAACCTCGCCGCCCTCTACGCCGCGCAGGGCCAGTTCGACAAGGCCCGCGCCGCGCTCGAGATGGCCGTCAAGCTCAACCCCGACTACGCGACCGCGCACGAGAACCTCGGCGACGTCTATGTGCGCCTGGCCGCGGAGTCCTACAGCCGGGCCAAGCAGCTCGAAGCCGGCAACGCCACCGTGCCGCCCAAGCTCGCGCTGATCCGCCAGATGTTCAGCGCCCCCGCCTCCGGCGAACTGCCGCCCGCGACGCAGGCGGCACGCAAGCCCGTGCGCAAGTAA
- a CDS encoding aromatic ring-hydroxylating dioxygenase subunit alpha encodes MFPKNAWYVACSANEIDDKPLGRKICGESLVLYRALGGKATALEDFCPHRGAPLSLGRVIEGKLVCGYHGLEMGCDGKTVAMPGQRVRGFPAIRNFPVIERYGFVWVWPGDPALADAAKLHHLEWAESPEWAYGGGLFHIHCDYRLMVDNLMDLTHETYVHSTSIGQKEIDETPTTTKVDGDTVVTSRFMENISAPPFWRMALRGNHLADDVPVDRWQICRFTPPSHVMIEVGVAHAGKGGYNADPAHKVSSIVVDFITPETETSHWYFWGMARNFQPQDKALTAAIREGQGKIFSEDLEMLESQQRNLLTHPTRNLLKLNIDSGGVQSRRVLDRLMAQEGIGTEAVVV; translated from the coding sequence ATGTTTCCGAAGAACGCCTGGTACGTCGCCTGTTCGGCCAACGAGATCGACGACAAGCCCCTGGGCCGCAAGATCTGCGGCGAAAGCCTGGTCCTGTATCGCGCGCTCGGCGGCAAGGCCACGGCGCTGGAGGACTTCTGCCCGCACCGCGGCGCGCCGCTGTCGCTGGGCCGCGTGATCGAAGGCAAGCTGGTCTGCGGCTACCACGGCCTCGAAATGGGCTGCGACGGCAAGACCGTCGCCATGCCCGGCCAGCGCGTGCGCGGTTTTCCGGCGATCCGCAACTTCCCGGTGATCGAGCGCTATGGCTTCGTCTGGGTCTGGCCCGGCGATCCGGCGCTGGCCGATGCCGCCAAGCTGCACCATCTCGAGTGGGCCGAGAGCCCCGAGTGGGCCTACGGCGGCGGCCTGTTCCACATCCACTGCGACTACCGCCTGATGGTCGACAACCTGATGGACCTGACGCACGAGACCTACGTGCATTCCACCAGCATCGGCCAGAAGGAAATCGACGAGACGCCGACCACCACCAAGGTGGATGGCGATACGGTGGTCACCAGCCGCTTCATGGAGAACATCTCGGCGCCGCCGTTCTGGCGCATGGCGCTGCGCGGCAACCACCTCGCCGACGACGTGCCGGTGGACCGCTGGCAGATCTGCCGCTTCACGCCGCCGAGCCACGTGATGATCGAGGTCGGCGTCGCGCACGCGGGCAAGGGTGGCTACAACGCCGACCCGGCACACAAGGTGTCGAGCATCGTGGTCGACTTCATCACGCCTGAAACCGAGACCTCGCATTGGTACTTCTGGGGCATGGCGCGCAACTTCCAGCCGCAGGACAAGGCCCTCACGGCAGCCATCCGCGAAGGCCAGGGCAAGATCTTCAGCGAGGACCTCGAGATGCTCGAATCGCAGCAGCGCAACCTGCTTACGCACCCCACGCGCAACCTGCTCAAGCTCAACATCGACTCGGGCGGCGTGCAGTCGCGCCGCGTGCTCGATCGCCTGATGGCGCAGGAAGGCATCGGCACCGAAGCGGTGGTTGTATGA
- a CDS encoding peptidylprolyl isomerase, whose protein sequence is MTLRILTRRAALIAATTLALAGTGSIAWAQAAAPRVKLSTSAGDIVVELYPDKAPKTVENFLQYVGDKHYDGTIFHRVIDGFMIQGGGFTPEMRQKPTRAPVPLEAKNGLKNDKYTIAMARTSDPNSATSQFFINVKDNASLNAPSPDGYGYTVFGKVVSGTEVVDKIRAARTGNKGGMQDVPVETITIQSATVVAK, encoded by the coding sequence GTGACCCTTCGAATCCTTACGCGCCGCGCGGCGCTGATCGCAGCCACGACGCTGGCGCTGGCCGGCACCGGCAGCATCGCCTGGGCGCAGGCCGCCGCGCCCCGCGTCAAGCTCAGCACCTCGGCCGGCGACATCGTGGTCGAGCTCTACCCGGACAAGGCGCCCAAGACGGTCGAGAACTTCCTCCAGTACGTGGGCGACAAGCACTACGACGGCACGATCTTCCATCGCGTCATCGACGGCTTCATGATCCAGGGCGGCGGCTTCACGCCCGAGATGCGGCAGAAGCCCACGCGCGCACCCGTTCCGCTCGAAGCGAAGAACGGCCTGAAGAACGACAAGTACACGATCGCGATGGCGCGCACCTCCGACCCGAACTCCGCCACCTCGCAGTTCTTCATCAACGTGAAGGACAACGCCAGCCTCAACGCGCCCTCGCCCGACGGCTATGGCTACACGGTGTTCGGCAAGGTGGTCTCGGGCACCGAGGTCGTCGACAAAATCCGCGCGGCCCGCACGGGCAACAAGGGCGGCATGCAGGACGTGCCGGTCGAAACCATCACCATTCAATCGGCCACCGTGGTGGCCAAGTAA
- a CDS encoding DNA-3-methyladenine glycosylase family protein: MPPAQKPAVLVFTPDYWEEACKHLAKKDRVMKRLIPRFGDACLESRGDAFTTLARSIVGQQISVKAAQSVWDRFAKLPRKMAPASVLRLKVDDMRAAGLSVRKVEYLVDLALHFDSGAVHVDKWKDMSDEMIIEELVAIRGIGRWTAEMFLIFHLMRPNVLPLDDLGLINGISQNYFSGDPVSRSDAREVAVAWAPYCSVATWYIWRSLDPLPVAY; this comes from the coding sequence ATGCCCCCTGCACAGAAGCCGGCCGTCCTGGTCTTTACGCCCGACTATTGGGAGGAAGCCTGCAAGCACCTGGCCAAGAAAGACCGCGTCATGAAGCGGCTCATTCCCCGTTTCGGCGACGCCTGCCTCGAATCGCGCGGCGACGCGTTCACCACGCTGGCACGCAGCATCGTGGGCCAGCAGATCTCGGTGAAGGCGGCCCAGTCCGTATGGGACCGTTTCGCGAAGCTGCCGCGCAAGATGGCGCCGGCGAGCGTCCTCAGGCTCAAGGTCGACGACATGCGCGCGGCCGGGCTTTCGGTCCGCAAGGTCGAGTACCTCGTCGATCTCGCGCTGCATTTCGACTCGGGCGCGGTCCATGTCGACAAGTGGAAGGACATGTCGGACGAGATGATCATCGAGGAACTCGTCGCGATCCGCGGCATCGGCCGCTGGACGGCCGAGATGTTCCTGATCTTCCACCTGATGCGTCCCAACGTGCTGCCGCTGGACGACCTCGGGCTCATCAACGGCATCAGCCAGAACTATTTTTCGGGTGACCCGGTCAGCCGCAGCGATGCGCGCGAGGTGGCTGTCGCCTGGGCCCCGTACTGCAGCGTGGCGACTTGGTATATTTGGCGATCGCTCGACCCGCTACCGGTCGCATACTGA
- a CDS encoding MarR family winged helix-turn-helix transcriptional regulator, whose translation MQSQESSTAEISLNDQPGHLIRRAHQISVSVFYETLGREVTPVQYAVMRTLQDNPGIDQVTLAQQVALDTSSTADIAVRLEGKGWITRKLLARGQRELRLTAEGEELLAKMVPGMQQMQNALLGMLSDSEREAFLHLLSKFVTVNNERSRAPMRT comes from the coding sequence ATGCAGAGCCAGGAATCCAGCACCGCCGAAATCAGCCTCAACGACCAGCCCGGACACCTGATCCGCCGGGCGCATCAGATCTCGGTGTCGGTCTTCTACGAAACGCTGGGCCGCGAGGTCACGCCGGTCCAGTACGCGGTGATGCGCACCCTGCAGGACAACCCTGGGATCGACCAGGTGACGCTCGCGCAGCAGGTGGCGCTCGACACATCGAGCACCGCCGACATCGCGGTGCGGCTCGAAGGCAAGGGCTGGATCACCCGCAAGCTCCTGGCGCGCGGCCAGCGCGAACTGCGCCTGACCGCCGAGGGCGAAGAACTGCTCGCGAAGATGGTGCCCGGCATGCAGCAGATGCAGAACGCGCTGCTGGGCATGCTCTCGGACAGCGAGCGCGAAGCCTTCCTGCACCTGCTCAGCAAGTTCGTGACCGTCAACAACGAGCGCAGCCGCGCCCCCATGCGCACCTGA
- a CDS encoding peptidylprolyl isomerase, translating to MSNPQVELHIKDKGVITLELDQDKAPKTVANFLDYVNNGHYNNTVFHRVIPGFMVQGGGFEPGMAQKPTGAEIQNEANNGLKNDTYTVAMARTSAPHSATAQFFINVADNSFLNHTAPSAQGWGYAVFGKVVEGKDVVDKIKAVKTGRKGFHDDVPLEDVVIEKAVVKA from the coding sequence ATGAGCAATCCCCAAGTCGAACTCCACATCAAGGACAAGGGCGTGATCACGCTCGAACTCGATCAGGACAAGGCCCCGAAGACGGTCGCGAACTTCCTCGACTACGTCAACAACGGCCACTACAACAACACCGTCTTCCACCGCGTGATCCCCGGCTTCATGGTGCAGGGCGGCGGTTTCGAGCCCGGCATGGCGCAAAAGCCGACCGGCGCCGAAATCCAGAACGAAGCCAACAACGGCCTGAAGAACGACACCTACACGGTCGCCATGGCACGCACCAGCGCGCCGCACTCGGCCACCGCGCAGTTCTTCATCAACGTCGCGGACAACAGCTTCCTGAACCACACCGCGCCTTCGGCCCAGGGCTGGGGTTATGCGGTGTTCGGCAAGGTCGTCGAGGGCAAGGACGTCGTCGACAAGATCAAGGCGGTCAAGACCGGCCGCAAGGGCTTCCATGACGACGTGCCGCTCGAGGACGTCGTGATCGAAAAGGCCGTCGTCAAAGCCTGA
- the cysS gene encoding cysteine--tRNA ligase, whose protein sequence is MSLRIYNTLSRELEEFSPLQPGQVRMYVCGMTVYDYCHLGHARSMIAFDVVQRWLKASGLAVDYVRNITDIDDKIIRRAVENGESIRALTDRMIAALHEDADALGIERPTHEPRATEYVPQMLSMIGTLEDKGLAYRSPNGDVNYAVRKFPGYGKLSGKSLDELHAGERVAVLDGKDDPLDPVLWKSAKPTEPEEVKWASPFGPGRPGWHIECSAMACELLGETLDIHGGGADLQFPHHENEIAQSEGANGKPLARFWMHNGFINIDDEKMSKSLGNFFLIRDVLKEFDAETVRFFVVRAHYRSPLNYSDVHLGDARASLKRLYNALHLVPPARIDIDWNKDYASRFKAAMDEDFGTPEAVAVLFDLAGEVNRTRSPALAGLLKALGACLGILQSDPQAFLQAGATLDEAAIQALIQQRADAKAARNFAEADRIRSELLAQGIVLKDSPTGTTWSSAQ, encoded by the coding sequence ATGAGTCTTCGCATCTACAACACGCTGTCGCGTGAACTGGAGGAGTTTTCTCCGCTGCAACCCGGACAGGTGCGCATGTACGTGTGCGGAATGACCGTCTACGACTACTGCCACCTGGGCCATGCGCGTTCGATGATCGCGTTCGACGTGGTGCAGCGATGGCTCAAGGCCTCGGGCCTGGCAGTGGACTACGTGCGCAACATCACCGACATCGACGACAAGATCATCCGCCGCGCGGTCGAGAACGGCGAAAGCATCCGCGCGCTGACCGATCGCATGATTGCTGCGCTGCATGAAGATGCCGATGCGCTCGGCATCGAAAGGCCCACGCACGAGCCGCGCGCGACCGAATACGTGCCCCAGATGCTGTCGATGATCGGTACGCTGGAAGACAAGGGCCTGGCCTACCGCTCGCCCAACGGCGACGTGAACTACGCGGTGCGCAAGTTCCCCGGCTACGGCAAGCTCAGCGGCAAGTCGCTCGACGAGCTGCATGCCGGCGAGCGCGTCGCGGTACTCGACGGCAAGGACGATCCGCTGGACCCGGTGCTCTGGAAGAGCGCCAAGCCGACCGAGCCCGAAGAGGTCAAGTGGGCGAGCCCGTTCGGCCCGGGCCGGCCCGGCTGGCACATCGAATGCTCGGCCATGGCCTGCGAACTGCTCGGCGAAACGCTGGACATCCACGGCGGCGGTGCGGACCTGCAGTTTCCCCATCACGAGAACGAGATCGCGCAGAGCGAAGGCGCCAACGGCAAGCCGCTGGCGCGCTTCTGGATGCACAACGGCTTCATCAACATCGACGACGAGAAGATGTCCAAGAGCCTGGGCAACTTCTTCCTCATCCGCGACGTGCTCAAGGAGTTCGACGCCGAGACGGTCCGGTTCTTCGTGGTGCGGGCGCACTACCGCAGCCCGCTCAACTACAGCGACGTGCATCTGGGCGATGCCCGTGCGTCGCTCAAGCGGTTGTACAACGCGCTGCATCTGGTGCCGCCGGCAAGGATCGATATCGACTGGAACAAGGACTACGCATCGCGCTTCAAGGCGGCGATGGACGAGGACTTCGGCACGCCCGAAGCCGTGGCGGTGCTGTTCGATCTGGCCGGCGAAGTCAATCGCACCCGGTCGCCTGCGTTGGCCGGGCTGCTGAAGGCGCTGGGCGCGTGCCTCGGCATCCTGCAGTCCGATCCGCAGGCCTTCCTGCAGGCGGGCGCGACGCTCGACGAGGCGGCCATCCAGGCCCTGATCCAGCAGCGCGCGGATGCCAAGGCGGCAAGGAACTTTGCCGAGGCGGACCGCATCCGCAGCGAACTGCTCGCGCAAGGCATCGTGCTGAAGGATTCCCCCACCGGCACCACATGGTCGTCGGCCCAGTGA